A stretch of Mucilaginibacter terrae DNA encodes these proteins:
- the mads8 gene encoding methylation-associated defense system ATP-binding protein MAD8 produces MEMHKTPNTYYKKIIDLILQLHQDDLSQAIPGHCMKITGLGIGELDFLWNVIYVQYPGIETYIVSDEQKDDNKFISATKLIELRNRQEAPLLVLIPSNSRTAAEDSYGNATFKEISLDGIEVKLKNQLLANVPEKRAYILKNEILNYLNSYDLNTVNIIKYLIALESDGFSDEAIGNHIYLLNLIPDTKLILEPEKVRSRLNFNIASTNLLSTFSKPLYDRISELPLKPNTLQKTLVDFIKAENEARNAEDICRIIFEKYSHLNFAQWEIPDLDFTHIKLFAEEIKSVDFKVEEGKKVLHIEENKTSKVRVRFSTNPYPKDIADLKFFKVILMAVDGGAGEEISVLRQLKNTISTRPYREATVELNSNVIEEGSYFFKVLAEDEHGNVLNADDDFKDTKIQKGWEEAKVLDDKAIKSNFRYKLSCDTEDFDYVIDETVDRDNDQRKDKLNNVLQAYFKYKIEKLKSDLEAVDPIPSEHSNVWISDLKKHNSIFHINYSEKHNYQITLSSKLREIENSFLNNGDCFGYVKGTLKSNSSAVGYENLQFVESNLTDIVPSEIIQLRQEIFAYIQNSNDAGNGVFETADIYKHKDLIKNYIQLFTDWTTSLNEQVANDELSAEERSKIQHFLTELQILDIARIKTKLPNGERTEALLLSPLHPLRLAWTLQLIEVFNEWEQKTKEYSGYKDSWTKNLDYLFEGLLSPENNPLVLVEPNSFKNYHYSGELAYGWGLYLNVSSDESKNGMTSVSRQMKHYLRQLFNITKDNYVETDISQKLVVRHFKNYLSQHPYTDKLIINLINSGDSSVFADAFVELEREEIFKGVKYEVRIFKGDDKIIEHGEALKALINPEFNVTEEAEAFSQPSKNRLFPKLRFSINSLTDYLTTPFKFTSHLSFLISPFPITVELIKPHKDDRNFYLNGLLTESTVNVDEDNNEVKWNRFIRPNNLSINYSGAGVIGIKLFENIQSFIAGALASKQTDSVPSTQLRLNDRDKVLLTHLHDYSDWVITFDKNLGPQIFDQPSKDGKIPFLLDYVPGEEVSGITSYLTTRPTSEVLGLLGPHFQEFNLDIHKAEDEKKIKILLEDLRAVSSSLVLQLNSSKNKAFEVIGSAFTKRILEKKGFLEESFLIPIDLHQNLFENLPIDSKSRADNLLVSIDPEKKDISISIIEIKCRKSLGEAENIELKEKIKEQIENTITALRIHFDPEFHLSFDRLDREIKNKELKSLLSFYIERAHRYEYLSENAYESYLAFLQILDAGFKLKFNKLGFIFNFSALKKHQKESPEHDLTFFTFGGKLIEEILDPDSDLNTRRLEDNEFDIELSSALGTNNSLKPFIQKFQSKEPKKLEAITETHQYEPNPIRAISTIQTDVEVTIAAEPNEEYIVTSPLNNQIASDDESLVDQYPSNDSHITPDYDILIGKSSDSTQFGVLGESKHGKKIAIDLSETNTISLFGVQGGGKSYTIGTISEMVLKQFNNINQLPAPLAGVIFHYSESMDYEPEFTSMIYPNNQETELKNLKEKYGAEPDNIDDVIILTPKDKIEERQLEYPSISVLPIAFNSKELSVQDWMFILGAVGNDSAYIKQLKAIMKEHRRNITLESIIESVESSELLSNSQKALARQKLSFASEYIDDTYMLRELLKPGRLIIVDLRDEFIVKDEALGLFVIMLNIFSAVKNSNGAHFNKFIVFDEAHKYMDNKDLTGNIVTAIREMRHKGVSIMIASQDPPSLPNEIIELSSIVLLHKFNSPQWLKHIQKSITQLSSLLPGDMSTLTPGEGFLWATKATDKGISVKPVKIATRPRVTKHGGGTIQATGK; encoded by the coding sequence ATGGAAATGCACAAGACTCCTAATACCTATTACAAAAAAATAATTGACCTTATTCTTCAACTACATCAGGATGATCTTAGTCAGGCTATTCCTGGTCACTGTATGAAAATTACAGGTCTTGGAATAGGTGAGTTAGATTTTTTATGGAATGTTATATATGTTCAATATCCTGGAATTGAAACCTACATAGTTTCTGATGAACAGAAAGATGATAATAAATTTATATCAGCTACTAAGCTGATCGAACTTAGAAACAGGCAAGAAGCGCCATTATTGGTTTTGATTCCTTCAAACAGCAGGACGGCAGCAGAAGATTCGTACGGTAACGCTACATTCAAAGAAATTTCATTAGACGGGATTGAAGTTAAGCTAAAAAATCAGCTGCTAGCAAATGTTCCAGAAAAACGAGCCTATATCCTAAAAAATGAAATTTTAAATTACCTAAACTCATATGATTTAAATACAGTCAATATAATTAAGTATTTAATAGCATTGGAATCCGACGGTTTTTCAGATGAGGCAATAGGTAATCATATTTATCTGTTAAACTTAATTCCGGATACTAAATTGATACTAGAGCCGGAAAAAGTAAGATCACGGCTTAATTTCAATATAGCAAGTACAAACCTACTAAGTACATTTAGCAAACCACTATACGATAGAATTTCAGAATTACCATTAAAACCCAATACCCTACAAAAGACTCTAGTAGATTTTATAAAGGCGGAAAACGAAGCGCGGAATGCTGAAGATATTTGCAGGATCATTTTTGAAAAATACAGCCATTTGAATTTCGCGCAATGGGAAATTCCAGATTTGGATTTTACGCACATTAAGCTATTTGCCGAGGAAATAAAATCTGTCGACTTCAAAGTAGAAGAAGGAAAAAAAGTTCTACATATTGAAGAAAATAAGACTTCTAAAGTTCGTGTTAGATTTAGTACTAATCCCTATCCTAAAGACATTGCCGACCTTAAGTTTTTTAAAGTCATTTTGATGGCTGTGGACGGAGGTGCGGGCGAAGAAATATCGGTATTACGACAATTAAAGAATACAATTTCTACACGTCCTTACCGTGAAGCAACGGTTGAATTAAATTCTAACGTTATTGAAGAAGGTTCGTACTTTTTTAAGGTATTAGCGGAAGACGAACATGGGAATGTTTTAAATGCGGATGACGATTTTAAGGATACTAAAATTCAAAAAGGCTGGGAAGAAGCCAAAGTACTTGACGATAAAGCCATAAAAAGTAATTTTCGGTATAAGCTTTCGTGTGATACAGAAGACTTTGATTATGTAATAGACGAAACTGTAGACCGTGACAACGATCAACGTAAGGACAAGCTGAATAACGTTTTACAGGCCTATTTCAAATATAAAATTGAAAAACTTAAATCAGACCTTGAAGCTGTAGACCCTATCCCATCTGAACACTCTAATGTTTGGATAAGCGATTTAAAAAAGCACAATTCAATTTTTCATATTAATTACTCTGAAAAGCACAACTACCAAATTACATTGTCCTCAAAATTACGGGAGATTGAAAATTCGTTTCTCAATAATGGTGATTGTTTTGGCTATGTGAAAGGTACTCTTAAAAGTAATTCATCCGCGGTTGGTTATGAAAACTTGCAATTTGTCGAAAGTAATTTGACAGATATTGTTCCCTCGGAGATTATTCAACTTAGACAAGAGATTTTTGCTTACATCCAAAATTCAAATGATGCCGGTAATGGTGTGTTTGAAACAGCAGATATATATAAACATAAAGATCTGATAAAAAATTACATTCAACTTTTCACAGATTGGACTACTTCCCTTAATGAGCAGGTTGCAAATGATGAGTTGAGTGCAGAGGAACGCAGTAAAATCCAACATTTTCTTACTGAGCTACAAATTCTTGATATTGCAAGAATAAAAACTAAACTTCCCAACGGTGAACGCACGGAAGCACTTTTGTTATCTCCTTTGCATCCATTAAGATTAGCCTGGACTTTACAACTTATTGAAGTCTTTAATGAATGGGAGCAAAAAACAAAGGAATATTCAGGCTATAAAGATTCTTGGACCAAAAACCTGGACTATTTGTTTGAAGGCTTACTATCGCCTGAAAATAATCCGTTGGTTTTAGTTGAGCCAAATTCGTTCAAGAATTATCATTACTCTGGTGAACTTGCTTATGGTTGGGGGTTGTACTTAAATGTGTCGTCTGATGAGTCTAAGAATGGAATGACTTCTGTTTCGAGACAAATGAAACATTATTTACGTCAATTATTTAATATAACGAAGGACAACTATGTGGAAACCGACATCAGCCAGAAACTGGTTGTTCGACACTTTAAAAATTACCTGTCACAACATCCTTACACCGACAAGCTTATAATAAATCTTATAAATTCTGGTGATTCATCTGTATTTGCCGATGCCTTTGTTGAATTAGAGCGGGAAGAGATCTTTAAAGGAGTTAAATATGAAGTAAGAATTTTTAAAGGTGATGATAAAATCATTGAACATGGCGAGGCTTTAAAAGCCTTAATTAATCCGGAATTTAATGTTACTGAAGAAGCAGAAGCTTTTTCCCAGCCATCAAAAAATAGGCTTTTTCCAAAATTAAGATTCTCCATTAATAGCCTAACTGATTATTTAACCACCCCGTTCAAATTTACATCTCATTTAAGCTTTTTAATCAGTCCATTCCCTATTACAGTAGAATTGATTAAACCACATAAAGACGATCGTAATTTTTATCTTAACGGCCTGTTAACAGAATCAACTGTGAACGTTGATGAGGATAATAATGAAGTAAAATGGAATAGATTCATCCGTCCAAATAATCTGTCCATTAATTATTCCGGCGCAGGCGTAATAGGCATTAAACTATTTGAAAATATCCAATCTTTTATTGCAGGCGCGTTAGCGTCAAAACAAACCGATTCTGTTCCCTCCACGCAATTAAGATTGAATGATAGGGACAAAGTTTTATTAACTCATTTGCATGACTATTCCGATTGGGTGATAACTTTTGACAAAAATTTAGGCCCTCAGATATTCGACCAGCCATCGAAAGACGGAAAAATACCATTTCTCCTTGATTATGTTCCAGGAGAAGAAGTTTCCGGAATTACTTCCTACCTCACTACCAGACCAACTTCTGAAGTATTGGGTCTCCTGGGACCACATTTTCAAGAATTCAATTTGGATATTCATAAAGCTGAGGATGAAAAGAAAATAAAAATCTTGCTGGAAGATTTACGAGCGGTTAGTAGTTCTTTGGTATTACAGCTTAACTCTTCGAAGAATAAAGCATTTGAAGTGATTGGCTCAGCATTCACAAAGCGGATACTAGAGAAAAAAGGCTTTTTAGAAGAGTCATTTCTTATCCCGATTGATCTACATCAAAATCTTTTCGAAAACTTACCAATAGATAGCAAAAGCAGGGCAGATAACTTATTAGTTTCTATTGATCCAGAGAAGAAGGATATAAGCATTTCGATAATAGAAATCAAGTGCAGAAAGTCACTGGGTGAGGCAGAAAATATCGAACTCAAAGAGAAAATTAAAGAACAAATTGAAAATACAATAACCGCGTTAAGAATACATTTTGATCCTGAGTTTCATTTATCATTTGATAGGTTAGATAGAGAAATAAAGAATAAAGAATTAAAGTCGCTTTTGAGTTTTTATATTGAGCGGGCACATCGTTATGAATACTTGAGCGAGAACGCATATGAAAGCTACCTTGCGTTTTTGCAAATTTTGGATGCCGGATTTAAGTTAAAATTCAACAAGCTCGGTTTTATTTTTAATTTTTCTGCTTTAAAAAAACATCAGAAAGAATCACCGGAACATGATTTAACTTTCTTCACTTTTGGGGGTAAATTAATTGAGGAAATTCTTGATCCAGATTCCGACTTGAATACCAGAAGGTTGGAAGACAATGAATTTGACATTGAGTTGAGCTCTGCACTTGGTACAAATAACTCCCTGAAACCTTTTATACAGAAATTTCAATCGAAAGAACCTAAAAAGCTTGAGGCAATAACCGAAACACATCAGTACGAACCTAACCCAATACGAGCAATTTCCACAATTCAGACAGATGTTGAGGTGACAATTGCGGCTGAGCCGAATGAAGAATATATTGTGACTTCCCCATTAAATAATCAAATCGCGAGTGACGACGAATCGCTCGTTGATCAATACCCTAGCAACGATTCTCACATTACCCCTGACTACGACATACTTATCGGTAAAAGTTCAGATAGTACTCAATTTGGGGTTCTGGGTGAAAGCAAACATGGAAAAAAAATCGCCATAGACTTGAGCGAAACTAATACTATCAGTCTTTTTGGTGTACAGGGCGGAGGTAAGAGTTACACGATTGGCACCATTTCAGAGATGGTTTTAAAGCAATTCAATAATATAAACCAATTACCCGCGCCTCTTGCTGGTGTAATATTTCATTATAGTGAAAGCATGGATTATGAACCAGAATTTACGTCCATGATTTATCCAAACAACCAAGAGACTGAGCTTAAAAATTTAAAAGAAAAATATGGTGCTGAACCAGATAATATCGACGATGTAATAATACTTACTCCAAAAGACAAAATTGAAGAAAGACAGTTGGAGTATCCTTCTATCAGTGTTCTGCCGATTGCATTCAATTCTAAAGAATTGAGCGTCCAAGATTGGATGTTCATCTTAGGTGCAGTTGGAAACGATTCCGCTTACATAAAGCAACTTAAAGCTATTATGAAGGAGCATCGAAGAAATATCACATTAGAAAGTATTATAGAAAGTGTAGAATCCTCCGAATTACTTTCAAATTCACAAAAAGCATTAGCAAGGCAGAAATTAAGTTTTGCAAGTGAATATATTGATGACACATATATGCTTCGCGAATTACTTAAACCAGGCAGATTAATCATTGTTGATTTACGGGATGAGTTTATTGTGAAAGACGAAGCTCTCGGTTTATTCGTTATCATGTTAAATATCTTTTCGGCAGTAAAAAATTCTAATGGTGCGCACTTTAACAAATTTATTGTTTTTGATGAAGCGCATAAATACATGGACAATAAAGATCTGACTGGTAATATCGTTACAGCCATTCGTGAGATGCGACATAAAGGGGTAAGTATAATGATTGCAAGCCAAGATCCACCGAGCTTGCCGAACGAAATAATTGAATTAAGCTCGATTGTTTTATTACATAAGTTTAATAGTCCTCAATGGTTAAAGCACATTCAAAAGTCAATTACTCAACTTTCATCTCTTTTACCAGGTGATATGAGCACATTAACGCCAGGGGAAGGATTTTTATGGGCTACGAAAGCAACAGACAAAGGGATTTCTGTAAAACCAGTAAAAATCGCAACAAGACCAAGAGTAACTAAGCATGGTGGTGGGACAATTCAGGCAACAGGAAAGTAA
- the mads7 gene encoding methylation-associated defense system protein MAD7 has protein sequence MAIKLNKEESLFRNELLFTVDAKAVNIDNTLVNLFMLLKHNGIRPKQRARSGGNTFIEIPTLKKVFAKLEEDGAVTGFKENPEATELWIRSNLVNMVFRGNIDKEKISSLRPIHLECYRVRNAANTRDYNTADQVYLMLGMNPTVKEDLKNFLMEGWDQTTNKINVSNGLDVDSLGLLHIIKNVKPGFFESNSNLNQIYPVLQKQAELFCDDVRRLLVYKRLIPRNVLIDYLKTVTSFHLSLYIQKLIYLLPKMIKSGKIDILDDWNIVLDATDNYESKVAKIAADDAESLTNKIYDYIKSTFQVNAALRRLKLDKNNSDNLNKAFKILKEKPADFEIYFETQWDNLYSTLEEEDKILIQDMVRYEDTYFDRYIETILKTRGTYQYRFNNQLIDNLSQKNNERGFMAQGRSRKHPKRFVLGTRLLETLVQILVLESKENQFNTRTLSIEELIQNIRDRYGLVINGLNEKRFEDADLQTHLAFKENVEAFKKKLRQIGFYNDLSDAYILQRIRPRYELNAQ, from the coding sequence ATGGCTATAAAACTAAATAAAGAAGAAAGCCTGTTCAGAAATGAGTTGCTTTTTACAGTTGATGCGAAAGCTGTTAATATTGATAATACTCTTGTCAATTTGTTCATGCTACTCAAACATAACGGAATACGTCCAAAACAAAGAGCGCGTTCCGGCGGAAATACTTTTATTGAAATACCCACTTTAAAAAAGGTTTTCGCAAAGCTTGAAGAAGATGGTGCCGTTACTGGTTTTAAAGAAAACCCAGAAGCAACTGAATTATGGATAAGAAGTAATTTAGTCAATATGGTTTTTAGAGGCAATATCGATAAAGAAAAAATATCGTCGCTTAGGCCTATCCATTTAGAATGTTACAGAGTTCGAAATGCTGCTAATACCAGAGATTACAATACTGCAGATCAGGTATATTTAATGTTAGGCATGAATCCTACAGTTAAAGAGGATTTAAAAAACTTCCTAATGGAGGGCTGGGATCAAACTACTAATAAAATTAATGTGTCTAATGGTTTGGATGTAGACAGCCTGGGTTTATTGCATATCATAAAAAATGTTAAACCTGGTTTTTTTGAAAGCAACTCGAATCTTAACCAAATATATCCTGTTCTTCAAAAACAAGCGGAATTGTTTTGCGATGACGTAAGAAGGTTATTGGTATACAAAAGATTAATTCCAAGAAACGTCTTGATTGATTACCTTAAAACTGTCACCTCCTTTCACCTTTCACTATATATTCAAAAGTTAATTTATCTGCTTCCTAAAATGATTAAAAGCGGCAAAATTGACATTCTCGACGATTGGAATATTGTTTTGGATGCAACGGACAACTATGAAAGTAAAGTGGCAAAGATAGCTGCTGATGATGCCGAAAGTTTAACTAATAAAATCTATGATTATATAAAATCAACGTTTCAGGTAAATGCTGCCTTAAGGCGATTAAAGTTAGATAAGAATAATTCAGATAACCTAAACAAGGCTTTTAAAATATTAAAAGAGAAACCAGCAGATTTTGAAATCTATTTTGAAACACAATGGGACAATCTGTATAGTACTTTGGAAGAAGAAGACAAAATCCTCATCCAAGATATGGTACGGTATGAGGACACTTATTTTGACCGATATATTGAAACGATACTCAAAACAAGGGGAACATATCAATATCGATTCAATAATCAACTGATTGATAATCTTTCTCAAAAAAATAATGAACGAGGTTTTATGGCCCAAGGTAGAAGCCGAAAACATCCAAAGCGATTTGTACTTGGAACTCGGTTGCTTGAAACTTTAGTTCAAATTCTTGTTCTGGAATCCAAAGAAAACCAGTTTAACACCAGGACCTTATCAATTGAAGAACTTATTCAAAATATTCGGGATCGTTATGGCTTAGTGATAAATGGTTTAAATGAAAAACGCTTTGAAGATGCCGACTTACAAACGCACCTAGCCTTTAAGGAAAATGTGGAAGCGTTTAAGAAAAAGCTTCGCCAAATAGGTTTTTACAACGATTTGAGTGACGCTTACATTCTACAAAGAATAAGGCCACGTTATGAATTAAATGCGCAGTAA
- a CDS encoding PP2C family protein-serine/threonine phosphatase, with protein MKSIMHTHPGKRDVNQDFILAKNLNFDGFLFLVADGMGGYHDGEIASRLVAENISTYLSTANDININNIQKAVNKANLVIRQFKEKSGQKLGATVGGVVLASNQALCFWVGDVKIFHLKNNKLQNESYSHTLMNEVIDNSSITDTKQLNKYKHVVTRSVQGEVERSKIDYFKITNFSDSDSLFMCSDGVTDILSGIQIEHIFNSSNTHTDAMKIIEDRLVNEASDNFSMILISC; from the coding sequence ATGAAGTCGATTATGCACACACATCCTGGTAAGAGAGATGTAAATCAAGATTTCATTTTAGCTAAAAACTTGAATTTCGATGGCTTTCTGTTTTTGGTGGCCGATGGAATGGGCGGTTACCATGATGGTGAAATTGCATCACGTTTGGTTGCTGAAAATATTTCAACGTATCTCTCCACTGCTAACGATATTAATATAAACAATATCCAGAAAGCAGTGAATAAAGCGAATTTAGTTATAAGGCAGTTTAAAGAAAAATCAGGCCAGAAGCTAGGAGCAACCGTAGGTGGCGTCGTTCTTGCATCAAATCAAGCATTGTGTTTTTGGGTTGGCGATGTCAAAATATTTCATTTAAAAAACAATAAGCTTCAAAATGAATCTTATTCACACACATTAATGAATGAGGTAATTGATAACAGTTCCATTACTGATACTAAACAACTAAATAAGTATAAGCATGTGGTCACTAGATCTGTACAAGGCGAAGTTGAACGTTCGAAAATAGATTATTTTAAAATAACCAATTTTAGTGACAGTGATTCTCTATTTATGTGTTCAGATGGAGTCACAGATATTCTTAGCGGAATTCAAATTGAGCATATTTTTAATTCTTCAAATACGCATACTGATGCCATGAAAATTATAGAAGATAGGCTGGTGAATGAAGCAAGCGATAACTTTTCTATGATATTGATAAGTTGTTAA
- a CDS encoding alpha/beta hydrolase family protein produces MIRYFTLLLLVISIINCSAASGTWESTVTGCNIKFTATEATTPAKDFAGNYVTVVYLENLNLKNAGRNSNQANVAWLLAQGYRVIELNYAGDKRTVSPVINQDIMAINKAIANGSFCGYKDCSHEQSYVLFEGYRIVRNVPYFKDDPTVYNSPIEYKEGVYLKMDIVYPANPAKPVPVILSFSYSNSYATYNGGKKALTDEHKNQRLKLEYSLAAFNDSFLEGAPANGMAWAIADHPKYCQWGKGKPVNGREDTYKSYQTNPDAARKVRSAVRTLRKMDKELGLSGKIGIYGFSRGSTAGSLAVGDRSVEGIDTAGFNTGTSAKVQAAALGPGVFDYTQIYNILNDGDGNLETRCVWAWGELDKNYALWRSMGSAYLVQSSASPVMFFHNTDDDYYYQDQIAHFKARLDSLHVPVSTMVNYGNGHSVPQTPESLNQLYRFFSKYLKPLAVRK; encoded by the coding sequence ATGATACGATATTTTACTCTTCTGCTTTTAGTTATAAGTATAATTAATTGCTCTGCAGCTTCCGGTACATGGGAAAGTACAGTTACCGGTTGTAATATTAAGTTTACCGCAACCGAAGCCACAACTCCGGCTAAAGACTTTGCTGGCAACTATGTAACCGTAGTTTACCTCGAAAATCTTAACCTTAAAAACGCAGGACGAAACTCAAATCAGGCAAACGTAGCATGGCTTCTGGCTCAGGGTTACCGGGTTATTGAATTGAACTATGCCGGTGATAAGCGTACTGTTTCGCCGGTTATTAATCAAGATATTATGGCCATTAACAAAGCCATTGCTAATGGTAGTTTTTGCGGCTACAAGGATTGTTCACACGAGCAGTCGTACGTTTTATTTGAGGGGTACCGCATAGTACGCAATGTGCCATATTTTAAAGATGACCCAACGGTGTATAACAGCCCTATCGAATATAAAGAGGGCGTTTACCTGAAAATGGACATCGTATACCCCGCTAACCCTGCTAAGCCAGTGCCGGTTATATTATCGTTCTCGTACAGTAACAGCTATGCAACTTATAATGGCGGGAAAAAAGCCTTAACCGATGAGCATAAAAATCAAAGGCTAAAACTGGAATACTCCCTTGCTGCTTTTAATGATTCGTTTTTAGAAGGCGCGCCTGCTAATGGCATGGCCTGGGCTATAGCCGATCATCCTAAGTATTGCCAATGGGGTAAAGGTAAACCGGTTAATGGCCGGGAAGATACTTATAAATCATACCAAACCAATCCAGATGCAGCACGGAAAGTACGGTCGGCTGTGCGCACATTGCGTAAAATGGACAAGGAGTTGGGGTTATCGGGTAAAATAGGGATTTATGGTTTTTCGCGCGGATCAACGGCAGGCTCTTTGGCCGTTGGCGATAGAAGCGTAGAGGGTATTGATACAGCCGGATTTAATACCGGCACATCGGCTAAGGTTCAGGCTGCGGCTCTTGGCCCCGGGGTTTTTGATTATACACAGATTTACAATATCTTAAATGATGGCGATGGTAACCTGGAAACCCGTTGCGTATGGGCTTGGGGAGAGTTGGATAAAAATTATGCATTATGGCGATCTATGGGTTCGGCTTACTTAGTGCAATCATCTGCTTCGCCGGTTATGTTTTTTCATAATACCGATGATGATTATTATTATCAGGATCAGATAGCTCATTTTAAAGCCAGACTGGATTCGCTGCACGTCCCTGTTTCAACAATGGTTAACTATGGCAATGGGCACTCTGTTCCCCAAACCCCCGAATCGTTAAACCAGCTTTACCGCTTTTTTAGTAAGTATCTTAAGCCTCTGGCAGTGCGTAAATAA
- a CDS encoding YdcF family protein, producing the protein MKVRLLVLLFMLSLGSFAQSNKPNAAYKLVSGGDWVKAKNYYLLTLLQHDKAAQSLLKSDAELSKLSQARLNAVQASLKECKDALCLPAQLKLSDADISLVSQRLKALYKPGNALDVLVKSHLIPSGMYIMHQTQSPANLLVKAWEQDANYVNYTISVYAEGKKPNYPQIDSISFDVKKRAYYILMYDCSTEVSEGLKADALFYEPSLHAALTYLEINERRNAADYEPMATTANKTAVDRVKLIKWASYPYSHILVPGAGPEELITPLSGEGMLRCRAAARQYFAGKAPFVVVSGGAVHPFKTKFNEAAEMKKYMVEVLHLPENAVIIEPHARHTTTNIRNDARLVFRYGMPFEKPGLIVTDKYQNDFIVNMEKRCLNELKYVPYKLGKRLSDTALEFYPVITSLQIDADEPMDP; encoded by the coding sequence ATGAAGGTTAGGTTGTTGGTACTGCTGTTTATGTTAAGTTTGGGCAGCTTTGCCCAAAGTAATAAGCCTAACGCGGCTTATAAACTGGTTTCGGGGGGCGATTGGGTAAAGGCTAAAAACTATTACCTGCTCACGCTATTGCAGCATGATAAAGCGGCGCAATCGCTGCTAAAATCAGATGCCGAATTAAGTAAGCTCTCGCAGGCCCGGCTTAACGCCGTTCAAGCTTCGCTAAAGGAATGTAAAGATGCCTTATGCCTGCCCGCGCAACTTAAATTGAGCGATGCCGACATTAGTTTGGTAAGCCAGCGTTTAAAAGCTTTATACAAACCGGGCAACGCGCTGGATGTGTTGGTGAAAAGCCATCTTATTCCATCAGGCATGTATATCATGCACCAAACCCAATCACCAGCCAACTTGCTGGTTAAAGCCTGGGAGCAGGATGCCAACTATGTAAACTACACCATAAGCGTGTACGCCGAAGGTAAAAAGCCAAACTATCCTCAAATAGATTCGATAAGCTTCGACGTAAAAAAGCGGGCTTATTATATCCTGATGTATGATTGTTCAACCGAGGTTTCAGAAGGTTTAAAAGCCGATGCCCTGTTTTATGAGCCATCGTTACATGCCGCACTCACCTACCTCGAAATTAACGAGCGCCGTAACGCAGCCGATTACGAGCCAATGGCAACTACGGCCAATAAAACTGCTGTCGATAGGGTAAAGCTGATCAAGTGGGCAAGCTATCCGTACTCGCATATACTGGTGCCGGGTGCCGGTCCCGAAGAATTAATTACGCCATTAAGCGGCGAGGGTATGTTACGTTGCAGGGCTGCTGCAAGGCAGTATTTTGCAGGCAAGGCACCATTTGTAGTGGTATCAGGTGGAGCGGTGCATCCGTTTAAAACCAAGTTTAATGAGGCTGCGGAGATGAAAAAGTATATGGTGGAAGTATTGCACCTGCCCGAAAACGCCGTGATCATAGAGCCACATGCCCGCCATACCACCACCAATATACGTAACGATGCAAGGCTGGTTTTTCGTTACGGTATGCCGTTTGAAAAACCGGGACTAATTGTGACCGATAAATACCAAAACGATTTTATTGTGAACATGGAAAAGCGCTGCCTCAACGAGTTAAAATATGTGCCTTATAAACTGGGCAAGCGCTTATCAGATACAGCGCTGGAGTTTTACCCCGTAATTACCTCGTTGCAAATTGATGCCGACGAGCCTATGGACCCGTAG